The following coding sequences are from one Salvia hispanica cultivar TCC Black 2014 chromosome 3, UniMelb_Shisp_WGS_1.0, whole genome shotgun sequence window:
- the LOC125213446 gene encoding DEK domain-containing chromatin-associated protein 4-like, translated as MGEEGAVSEKVEPVGNGKVEVLEKANVEGKAEAVEDNKGEQPDTVTEMEEDKPDEEKTEAQQMDVDKEEANGEKAEGETVTIEGGAEETEKQEAEADEEKEETLKDDGGKEEVKDEKMAEEAEEDTEKVTEEKVGEDDGSKDVEDKPEELKEGKGSKKRPRSKTGGRRSDKTTKKEPVEVKKETEKVEKEQKTPTPKKTKEPKTSVVKKEIEPKTPSAFSLERPVRERKSVERLVATIEKDASKDFRIEKGRGTALKDIPNVAYKLSRKKTEETFKVLHTILFGRRGKAAQVKHNISRFSGFVWHDNEEKQMSKVKEKLDKFVKEKLIEFCDVLDIPISKTSAKKEDIIVKLMEFFMEPHATTSDLLAEKEQGTKRKRSSKPASGSATPTKGSVKSRKKVESDSKKRGEAKVTSPESEDESDEDKGEDTNGAQDRSEEMSDQAPSEGKGSESEEESDEDKGKKKASSAKSSIKKGSSDKPKTKKVTISKKTSPPPKKLPAKSPDSSKIKNDSCAKKSSVKKKDEAVKKSSIPKKSPSNDSLGKKVLKVKQKPKEETLDPSDDDLRNSICKILKKVDFNTATFTDILKLLAKEFSTDLAARKSTVKLMIQEELTKLADADGDDEGEEEDEGNVEKDEKAPSSKGVKAT; from the exons ATGGGTGAGGAAGGTGCGGTGTCGGAAAAGGTCGAGCCTGTGGGTAATGGGAAGGTGGAGGTTCTTGAAAAGGCCAATGTGGAGGGTAAGGCTGAGGCTGTAGAAGATAACAAAGGAGAGCAGCCTGATACGGTGACAGAAATGGAAGAGGATAAACCAGATGAGGAGAAAACTGAGGCTCAGCAAATGGATGTCGATAAAGAAGAGGCCAATGGGGAGAAGGCAGAGGGGGAAACGGTAACAATAGAAGGAGGAGCTGAAGAAACTGAGAAGCAAGAAGCTGAAGCTGatgaagaaaaggaagaaactTTGAAAGATGATGGGGGAAAGGAAGAAGTGAAGGATGAAAAAATGGCGGAAGAGGCTGAGGAGGATACTGAAAAGGTGACGGAGGAGAAGGTTGGGGAAGATGATGGATCTAAAGACGTGGAAGATAAGCCGGAGGAGCTGAAGGAAGGGAAAGGCTCGAAAAAACGCCCTAGATCGAAGACTGGTGGTCGGAGAAGTGACAAGACTACAAAAAAGGAACCTGTAGAGGTGAAGAAGGAGACTGAAAAGGTGGAGAAGGAGCAGAAAACCCCAACTCCGAAAAAGACAAAAGAACCTAAAACCTCAGTggtgaaaaaggaaattgagCCCAAGACACCCTCGGCTTTTTCTCTTGAGCGTCCTGTGCGTGAAAGGAAATCTGTGGAAAGGTTGGTGGCTACTATTGAGAAGGATGCCTCCAAGGATTTTCGTATTGAAAAG GGTCGTGGAACTGCGCTGAAAGATATTCCAAATG TGGCGTACAAATTGTCAAGAAAGAAGACTGAAGAGACTTTTAAAGTGCTGCATACTATACTCTTTGGAAGGAGAGGAAAG GCTGCTCAAGTGAAACACAACATTTCGAGATTTTCTGGATTTGTTTGGCATGATAATGAG GAAAAGCAAATGAGCAAAGTCAAAGAAAAACTTGACAAGTTTGTCAAGGAGAAATTAATAGAGTTCTGTGATGTCCTTGATATTCCAATTTCAAAGACTAGTGCGAAGAAG GAAGATATCATTGTAAAGCTGATGGAATTCTTTATGGAACCTCATGCTACAACCTCTGATTTGCTTGCTGAAAAAGAGCAG GGAACGAAGAGAAAGAGGAGTAGCAAACCAGCATCAGGAAGTGCTACACCAACTAAAGGTTCAGTAAAG AGTCGAAAGAAAGTTGAGAGTGATTCTAAAAAACGTGGGGAGGCAAAGGTCACTTCTCCTGAATCAGAAGATGAATCTGATGAAGATAAAGGGGAAGATACAAATGGTGCTCAGGACAGATCAGAAGAGATGTCTGATCAAGCTCCAAGCGAGGGGAAAGGAAGTGAATCTGAAGAGGAGTCAGATGAGGacaaaggaaagaagaaggcAAGTTCTGCAAAGTCTTCTATAAAGAAGGGCTCTTCTGATAAACCCAAGACAAAGAAAGTGACAATCTCTAAAAAGACCAGTCCCCCACCCAAGAAATTACCAGCAAAATCACCGGACAGCTCTAAAATCAAGAACGACTCGTGTGCAAAGAAATCTTCAGTTAAAAAGAAGGATGAAGCAGTGAAGAAGTCATCAATCCCAAAGAAGTCACCATCAAATGACAGCCTTG GGAAGAAAGTTCTGAAAGTGAAACAGAAGCCCAAGGAAGAGACTCTAGACCCAAGTGATGATGATCTTAGAAACTCAATCTGTAAGATCCTCAAGAAGGTCGATTTCAATACG GCTACATTCACCGACATTTTGAAGTTGCTTG CAAAGGAGTTCAGCACTGATCTGGCAGCGAGGAAGTCAACAGTAAAGCTGATGATTCAGGAAGAGCTGACAAAGCTAGCCGATgctgatggtgatgatgaagGTGAAGAGGAGGATGAAGGAAATGTGGAGAAGGACGAAAAAGCTCCTTCCAGTAAAGGTGTCAAGGCAACGTAG